Within Primulina tabacum isolate GXHZ01 chromosome 5, ASM2559414v2, whole genome shotgun sequence, the genomic segment tggttaaaatcaatgacccaacatatccaaatttcatgcggattatcatctgatgagaagcctgtgatactatatgaagataatgctgcatgtgttgctcaaatgaaagaaggatacataaaaagcgacagaactaaacatattcctcctaagttcttcgcattcaccaaggagcttgagaagaatagatgtattgatgttcgtcacattcaatcaagtgaaaactcatcagatctcttcacaaaggcacttcctacgtcaatattcagaaagcacatatataatattgggatgcgcaatctacgaaatttgtgaagaattgttcgtgtcaacatgagggggagtttacgtgactgcactctttttcccttcctatggtttttatcccaatgagtttttcctagtaaggtttttaacgaggcagtataaaaacacgtaatgaagacaatcattatgatcatcatcacaagggggagtgttgaaaaatatatttaaaatgtgtgtattgaatatttgaatgttgaatatttgaatgttgaaaataagagttgtaaatattgaaaattagtgtgtgatgatgtaggtaatgatgtattttatttttggattatttgtaaagatttcctataaatagatctctcatttgtgaagaaaatcacaattgagtagagagaaaaatattataaagtgtgtagtttggtaaattttgagagtttgagatttttactttttaccataaatttttactttttcacaacaattttaaattattttacaagtTCTGTTTCTTCTTTATGTTCGTCCATTTTAACGTCAAATGATTAAGATGatgttaataaatacatttgttttgttttcacgATCAGTAAGTAGCATTATTAAATTCATAGTAGAAACTTGTGAGAAACaatctcacatgtcgtattttgtgagacggatatatTATTTAAGGCAacgatgaaaaaatattacttttatgctaaaagtattactttttattgtgaatatatgtAATGTTGACTTGTTTCACatataaagatccgtgagaccgtctcactagAGACCTACTTTAAATTCATATTTATATTGTTATtcctaaaaatgataaaaatggattctttttatattaaaaaaaaaaagaagtaaacaCTGGTTATTGCGActaattttaaattgatttaattaaatgtctttttattttttatttttttaaatctttttgaaaaatattacatttgCTCTAAATCGTTCGATCATCAATTTAACAATCCAAAAGCAAAGTTAGcgtatatatatcaaaagtcaAAGGATGTTCTAACAAACATTCTTTTCATACATATTTCTTAGACTGATGTTGGCAGCGTTGGATTTATTTAACAAGTTGCCAATAGCGGTGTCCTCTGTACCACTCAACTGCCAGCCCACCGGGCATCAAATGTTCTGGTTAGAACGTATATTGTTCAATTATCAATCAGTTGGAAAATCTAAATTTCAATCGTGTTCCAAAGTGAAATTTGGGATTAAATCATGCCTAAAATTTTGCAGAACTTTGTACCAACACATCCCTAACTCGACCAAAAATAAAGACCAACATATTAATTCAAGCATTTCGTTCTATAAAATCTTCTATAATATATTATTCGAATCCGCTTGAATATATGATGATATATTGTATAATCATCTTCTATTACATGGCCTCATTAGCTTGCTCTCTAAACTTCTTATATATGTCCCCTTTATAAAACTTCCTAGTTCTAAGTACcaaaatgaaggaaatgaaacATCCAACCAATGTCGCAGCCGTGATTATCAAGAACGCGAGCTTATAGCATTCGACGCCGGTGCACGACAAGTCTTCGCCTGGTTCCCTGGCCACCCCTTTAGCAGCCATTTGCCTAAGAGCCTCTTTATCATAAAAATGACCGGTTATTCTTACGTTCAGAATATAGGCCCCGAGCGGGCTCGCTCCCCCGCCTAAAGTATATAATGTGGAGTAATATTTGAGCCCAAATAGTTCGGATATGATCGCAAAAATCAGCGGCCATTGTGCTCCGAAGCAGAATCCGATTATCACGGAGGAGAAATAGAGCGAATTCGATACCCCAAAGGCGATCAAGAGATGGCCGACGCAGGATAAAAGGAGAACGAATGTGAGCATGAGTGGCCTAGGGAATTTGTATTTGGCCAAGAAAATCTCGGAACTGAAGCCCGATGCTACTCGTCCGAGGTAGTTCCATATGCTGACGAGTGAAACAAATGTGGTGACGCTTTTGCTTGGATACCCCAACGACTTTCCCATTTGGCCTAAGTTGTCGATGGCGGTTAGGGTCCCTCCGACGCCGAGTGTCACTGTGGTGAATAGTATGATCATGTCGATGCTGAAGAGTGCTTGCAGTATGTTGTAGTCTTCGCCCCTTTCCGGTGGGTTGAACACGTCTCGCCACCAGGGGAGTGGCTCTTTTTTATCAGGCTGACCGGCCGTGTTTGGCGGTGGTTTAGGAGAAGGTTGTGATGTTTCGGCAGATGATGGTGGATTTTCAGATATTATTTTTAACTGGTATTGGTCATTTTTGGGTTTTAATTTCTGAGCTTTCCGAATTTTGAATTCTTCTCTAATTACTACAGCAATTGGAGCAAATAGGAAAAGTGTAACAACACTAGCGCCACCTGCAAATGCCGGCCTACTGAAAGCAAGAGAATTCTGTAAAATAATCAGAATCATAAGGAAACCAGCTAAACCCAGTGATATATAGAGAAGATGGTAAAAGATTTTCTGCTCATTTTCCTGCCGAGTTAGTTTCATGAGCCGCACAATTCGTAGAAAAAAGCAATTCACCGCCGCCGGAAGCCAGCCGATGAGGAAGATCAGATCCTTGGAGTTGTTCCCGTAGAAGGCGCGGTAAATCTGCGTGATAATAGCGCCGCTAAGCCCGGTGAACCCC encodes:
- the LOC142545737 gene encoding protein NUCLEAR FUSION DEFECTIVE 4-like; this translates as MAEATLTGGTSARRFVLQAITGRWFMVFASLLIMSMSGATYMFGAYSDAIKTSLGYDQTTLNLLSFFKDLGGNIGIMSGVINEFTPPWVVLAIGVAMNFSGYFMIWLAVTRRTPKPPVWQMCLFICIGANSQTFSNTGALVTCVKNFPESRGIVIGLLKGFTGLSGAIITQIYRAFYGNNSKDLIFLIGWLPAAVNCFFLRIVRLMKLTRQENEQKIFYHLLYISLGLAGFLMILIILQNSLAFSRPAFAGGASVVTLFLFAPIAVVIREEFKIRKAQKLKPKNDQYQLKIISENPPSSAETSQPSPKPPPNTAGQPDKKEPLPWWRDVFNPPERGEDYNILQALFSIDMIILFTTVTLGVGGTLTAIDNLGQMGKSLGYPSKSVTTFVSLVSIWNYLGRVASGFSSEIFLAKYKFPRPLMLTFVLLLSCVGHLLIAFGVSNSLYFSSVIIGFCFGAQWPLIFAIISELFGLKYYSTLYTLGGGASPLGAYILNVRITGHFYDKEALRQMAAKGVAREPGEDLSCTGVECYKLAFLIITAATLVGCFISFILVLRTRKFYKGDIYKKFREQANEAM